Within the Phaseolus vulgaris cultivar G19833 chromosome 9, P. vulgaris v2.0, whole genome shotgun sequence genome, the region taaactttatatatataaaagaaattacgagaaatgaaaaaaaataacgtaagaaagataaaaaaaaatcttactcATAATGGTGAATATTTCATACAAGTGagttatattactttttatttgtaaaaattaaacaagTGTCAAAGAATTTATAACAACTCACACTTAACAAACTAAGTTAAACTATTTTAACCGTCAACAacctaaaattatatttaatttgtaataataatagCAAAATTGTTATttacaaatacaaaattaacAGATAAATCGATTTATTATATAAGAGTTGATCAATGAAGTAGTTCatctttatatatttgttattgataataaaaaaaattagataaatcgataaaaaatatatttttcttgtttgaGGTTACGAAAATTGGATAACTTATACCAGTTTTTTTACCCTGGCTACAACTTGTAGtaatatttattcataatgaaatgaattaaattaaaaatttgaataattaattatggtATACTTTACCATCTCTAGTTTCTTTCACCACTTTTATGATACACactctttttttaataacacaGGAAAAAAAGTGTTATGGTtcactttatttaattttttaagaaattggGTGGAAGGACAGTGTTCAGTGCAAGGAAGAAAGTAGGAATTGGTGACCATACCTTTAACCGAAACGTGTACGGCTGAGATTCTCCCAGAAAGCGCAATACTATTGGTTGGCTATCACATCGCACACAATCCTTTTTCATTGGTACACCTCTCCAAGTCGGCACTCTGCAACCTCCATTATTATGTCTTtctcataatattttattttttctttattattacaCATACAAATATTCATTCAAATTTAGATCCATtctaacaaatattattattattatttaagtttttttattgaaattactcattttatgattttaaaaaatatttattaataagtaGTGGCTTTACTTCCATGTGTTCTAacctattataataaaattaaagttctttattaaataatcatCACACAGCATGCGTGAAGCTCTTTTCATAGTCAGGTTacattttttggaaaaaaaaaatgatgcaATTGAAAAATTAATTGTAACGAAACTAATCAAATAgagtttttctaaaattttataattgttcgtggaatatatttttaagaaaatattccCGAGTTCAAATATTTGGTAATGATAAATCAGAGAAATCTGATCTGATATAAATATATTCGAAGGTGTGTAtttgatatattattattatgattatcatatttttgtatttaatttagaaataaaatataacgtTTAAATTTGTGTAGCATATGATAATGAGTTTAGCTTGCAGTTAAAATATAGACCTAACATGTTagtaaataaaagttaataaaaaagaattgaaTAGGGTGTTGAAtgtgataataaaataaaaggtagGTTTGAGGGAGAAGGACAGTTGGCGGTTGCAGAAGAGGGTTGAAGAGCGAGGAAGGAGGAGCGCAGGCAAAGAAGTGTGAAGTCTCATGAGACACCAAAATCATACCAAATCGGGAATACCTAAATATCGTAAAATAAATAGCAAAGGTATTGGCATTGCCATTCTTTTTATATGCTTTTATTCCTCCACTTTCTTATTTCTATCTTTTCTATCTTTTCTCTCTTTCCTTTCATCTTACCATCAATAGTAGGGTTCAAATTCGGAGTATTTCCAAATCATTACATCTCTGCCTCTACAATATCTATACATAAAATACTTACTTACCAAAATTAAATCCAAGTGTAACACAATCCAATTCTACCTCACTCACTCACAATAGATTAGCGCCTCCTTTTACTTTCGTGATTCTTGCAAGCTCACATACActatctgttttttttttttgaggtTTTTATTTGGATGTAAATAGTTTTACTTGGTAGGTAATTCGTGATTAAAAATTCTCTGAATTTCTTGGTGGAAAATTAAAAATCAGACTAGTGTTGGCTCTGGTGCGGAGGAGGAGGGGAAAACGGTGATTTGGATTTGGATCAGGTTGGGATCGTGTTTGGTTGTTCAGAATTTCGATATGAATTTCAAGAGCTTCGGGAATGAAGCCGGCGGCGACGGAGGAGGGAGGCCGCCGGGGAACTTCTCCCTGACGCGGCAGTCGTCGGTGTACTCGCTAACGTTCGACGAGTTCATGAACACCATGGGAGGTTCGGGGAAGGACTTTGGGTCCATGAACATGGACGAGTTGCTGAAGAACATTTGGACGGCGGAGGAGGTTCAGACAATGGCTTCGGCGGGCGTCGCCGCCGACGACGGAGGCGCCGGCATCAGCCATTTGCAACGGCAGGGGTCGCTGACGCTGCCCCGGACTCTGAGCCAGAAGACAGTGGATGAGGTTTGGAAGGACATTTCGAAAGATTACGGTGGTCACGGCGAGCCCAATCTTGCACAGACGCCGAGACAGCCCACTCTGAGAGAGATGACTTTGGAGGAGTTTCTGGTCAGAGCTGGTGTTGTTAGAGAAGATGCGAAGCCAAACGATGGCGTTTTCATGGATCTGGCTCGTGCAGGGAATAACAACGGTTTGGGGTTTGAGTTCCAGCAGATGAACAAGGTTGCTGCTGCTACCGGTTTGATGGGTAACCGGTTGAACAATGATCCACTGGTGGGTCTTCAGTCTTCTGCCAACTTGCCTTTGAATGTTAATGGGGTGAGATCATCCAGTCAGCAGCCACAGATGCAGAGTCCACAGTCTCAGCAACAGCATCATCAGCAGCAGATATTTCCTAAGCAGAGTGCTATGTCTTATGCAGTTGCTCAGATGCCCCAGGGAATGGTGAGGGGTGGGATTGTGGGACTCGGTGGTGATCAGGGTTTGAGCGTGCAAGGTGGAGGGATTGGTATGGTTGGTTTGGCACCCGGGTCAGTTCATGTTGCTACTGGGTCTCCTGCTGCTAACCAATTATCCGGTGATAAGATGGCCAAGAGCAACGGTGATACCTCGTCTGTGTCACCGGTTCCTTATGTATTTAACGGAGGTATGCGAGGGAGGAAGAGTGGAGGAGCTGTGGAGAAGGTGATTGAGAGGAGACAGAGAAGGATGATAAAGAACAGAGAGTCAGCTGCCAGGTCACGGGCACGCAAGCAGGTGAATATTTGTTCTACTATCCTAAATTTAGCAATCATAGTTCTCTTTGAACAATTACTTGAATGCAAAAAAAACAGGTTGATTTTCTCTAGTTACAACATAAGGATATCAATGGGTTGATGCAATTACTTTTATCTTGTACAAAGGCGTGTTTGAGTAAACAGTTTAATTAAAAAGAGCTTATGTAATTAGAGCTTAATCTATAATTTTGATGAGATCAAGCTCGCATGAAGCTTATTAAAAGCAGCTAAAAAGAGCTTTAGGAGGGTTGTAAGCTACTTTCTCAAGCTTTAATCAAACACATTTAACTTTCAGTTTAAATGCCTAAATATAAGACGAGCCTATAATAAAACTTGTGTTTGTTTATAACTCATCTTTGGTCTTGCAACCTCCATCTACTAGTATGAGATAATCAAATGTCTGCCGTTGCAGACTGTAGATTTTTCTTTCAATATCAGTAAGGAGGGAGGAGTAGCTGTAACATTTTTCATGAAAATATACCTCATAAGTTTCTGTAATAGGGTTAGTGATATATTCagttctaaaataaaaaagaatatgatGACGATATGCGTCATGTTATTTCTTTACTAATAGTAATACTGCTCGGCCATTGACGTTCTGCTTTTATCCTCTGTGAACATGCTGTATACCATGAAAGATTATGCAGCAGAATGGTAATATGATAGCGATCTGATCTGATGAAAGGTGAAAGATTTTGAGAAGTTACAATCATGAGAAGTTGTAAAGATCCAGGTTATTACAAGGTAATTGAACAACTGGTTGGGGACATCACTAACAGTTGGATCATCATAAAATCCAAAGAAGCATATAAtaagtaaatatttattaacttgTAAGACATAACGTGGGAGGAAGTGcaggttgaaattttgtaaaatgtaTTTAGTTTTCTGGTGTTCGGTctcacatttttattttatttgtttcagGCTTATACCATGGAATTGGAAGCAGAAGTTGCAAAGTTAAAAGAGGAGAACCAGGAACTTCAGAAAAAACAGGTAAGTTTTGGTTATGCTTCATGTCACTTAATATACAGGTGCAAGCACACATGTATACGAATTTGTGTCATGTTCGCATTAAAATTTTCCCTAATCGACATTTATTTTGGTATTGCAGGCTGAAATTATGGAAATTCAGAAAAATCAAGTAAGTGggcttttgtttttgtttctttttatacAACATTCCTTTTGctcctttttatttttcatcaatCATTGTAAAGTATTTTGTAGGCCTTAATTATTGCGAGAGCCGTAACCTTATGTCCTGTTGCATGACTAATTGGTTAATATACCATGAATCATGGTTTACTTTTCTATAAATAAGTACATATTATTTTGTCAGTCCTTAGTTAAGGCCATTTTTTCCTATAAAAATTATACTCCGATCAATGGATCATTCTGAAGACAATATTTGGTCACAAGCTATGTCAATCAGCAGCACAAATTGGTGTGCTAGTCATGTTAAACTTGTGATGAATGAGGTGGTAGGTTTGGTGCAAAACGGTGCTACAATGATACACCTGATTTGAACTACCACCTAGTTTAGGTTCTTCTGTTAATTATGTCATGCAATTAGTTACTAAAACAAGTGTTTCTGCccatttttatttgattaaatatttGTCAATGTATATCTTTAAGCGTCACTTTTAATTCTCTAGTTGAGTCTTTGTCTCAGACATTTTTTCTTTGGTTTATGGTTGTTGAATTAATTTGAAATCATTACGTAAAGCTAGtaagaaatatgttttaatGTAAAACCATTTAAATGAACTGAAAACCCTGTTCACCTTGTAATTATCAATCTTACATTAGAATCACATGAAAGTCTGAGAGACATCGGCAATCCACTGTTAGTACATGTTTTTTTAAACTCAGATTTCAGCCATATAAACCAGTTTATTGATCAGTTCATATGGCTTATGTCCAAAAGGTCTTTTGGAATAATCTCTTACTGGAtgggttgttttttctttttttgggaTGGGTGGTAATTTTTTGTTACGTTTGTAGAGGAGTGGTTTTGAATTTCAACATAGAAGTCTAGGATTTTTCGTATAAACAAATGCTAAGTCTCGTGTGGTGCATGTGCTTGAGTTTTATATTCCTGGGTTAGTATGTACAACTATCGCGTTCAAAAGTTTCATCATATTAGCTTGTCATGCCCCAAATTTGGAGCTCTTTTGAAGAGTACAATAACAGTGATTAAGAACTAGTATGTTCTACtgacaaattattttttgataaatgTTTTCTCACCTGCTTCGTTGTGTTAATATATGTTTAGGACTATCTGCACTTGTTCCAAAATCGTACGAAGCTAAAACATAGGATTTTCAAACTCAAAATACTTCCATTTGTCTATTAATGAATATtcttttgtctttgtgtttcttTCTTAAAATGTGTTACCGTAATATGCAAGGACTTCCTGATTCAAAGTAAATCTTGTAAGGGATTACAAATTTATGCATCCTTAGTACTGAATTTCCTTTCATTCGATAATATTGCAGGTTAAGGAAATGATGAATTTGCAACGAGAAGTCAAGAGAAGACGCCTCAGACGAACACAAACTGGTCCGTGGTAGAATGAAGATTGTACTATGACTCTACCATTAAAATATAtgtacataattataaaaacgtATTCTGTTGTAGATTGAGGCTCTGGTAGTTTTAGATTAGCACTTGGAAACTTTCACGTCTTACATCTCTTTTGAACACGTTAGGGAGGGTATGCATAGTATCATGAGGATATGTTTCAGCACACACCCAATTTCTTGTCACCATTGGTTAGACAATCTTGTGAAGTAGCACTTTTCCTGGATTTGATTTGGTGAAATTGCGTGtccacacatctcttcattcaCCATGGTTTAGTTACGAGACCTTCCATTTTATCATTTGCATATCTATTTGGGAGTGAAAAGTCAGACAACTTTTGCCAATTCTAGAGGACAGCGTATCTAAAATGTTCTCTGACTGGGTTGAATAATTAAGTAAACCATACTAATGTGTATTTTCTTCAGCTTCAGGGATCAAGAAAATTTATCGTAAAGATTGCGTATTGTTTCTGGAATTCATGTTCAGTGATCACTATCACTTTACCGATTGGTTAGTATCCTCGGGATCGGAAGCTTAAcgagtaaataaaaaaattaaccttaaaattttaatccgaaaaaaatgaaaaacaattttaattgtaGAGATATACAACTGTTATGTCATTTTAATCGCTAAAGTCAAGGATTTATTAATTTTCATCTATTAAGATAGTGATGTCATTTAAGTTCCTGACTACAAAAACTATTAGTCAGCTCGGTTCTTACTTCAGTATGCATCCCTCAATTTAGTCCGTATCATCCAGAATCAAATCAGACTAGTgattatcaaattttaaatctaaaataatttccaAATTTTGAACCTCACTAATTATACGGAGTAAATTAGTAACTAtaaattaagaattttttttttataatgttaagagagttataatttttaagtaCTAATTTGACATACTAATCGTGATTTAAAAACCAAGATCTAAAGTCAATCCATTTCTCATTGAGTTCCATTAAGAATCTAAGATGCAAATTATATCCCAGCTTAGTTTGTACGAGCATCTTATCATTCTATTTATTAGTTCCACTTTCAAAAGTGTTTAGGCTTTGGATTGAGACGGGTGGAAAAGAAAGATAGAAGGAGAAAGAGAATTAAAAGTAAGATTATTTCAATTGAGAAAGTGgatgaatttaattaaaaagcTGGTAAATTTgatcatatattaat harbors:
- the LOC137820274 gene encoding ABSCISIC ACID-INSENSITIVE 5-like protein 5 encodes the protein MNFKSFGNEAGGDGGGRPPGNFSLTRQSSVYSLTFDEFMNTMGGSGKDFGSMNMDELLKNIWTAEEVQTMASAGVAADDGGAGISHLQRQGSLTLPRTLSQKTVDEVWKDISKDYGGHGEPNLAQTPRQPTLREMTLEEFLVRAGVVREDAKPNDGVFMDLARAGNNNGLGFEFQQMNKVAAATGLMGNRLNNDPLVGLQSSANLPLNVNGVRSSSQQPQMQSPQSQQQHHQQQIFPKQSAMSYAVAQMPQGMVRGGIVGLGGDQGLSVQGGGIGMVGLAPGSVHVATGSPAANQLSGDKMAKSNGDTSSVSPVPYVFNGGMRGRKSGGAVEKVIERRQRRMIKNRESAARSRARKQAYTMELEAEVAKLKEENQELQKKQAEIMEIQKNQVKEMMNLQREVKRRRLRRTQTGPW